Proteins from a genomic interval of Terriglobia bacterium:
- a CDS encoding TolC family protein, whose translation MRSIGKKKRAGIASIVAALALLSTLPAIAQSTSRITLDEAIDLALKNSPSLKAARSNIDQSKAQEVTAGLRPNPTLSWDSQYIPFFTPSLFSKDTLDAIQQFDIGAGYLIERGGKRHRRLDAARDQTRVTEAQVVDAERALKFSVAQQFISALLAKSNLEFALQALKSFRQTVDINEERYKAGDVSKGDFLKTRVQLLQFQTDVTAAELAKVQALASLRQLIGYDSVPRDYDLIGALEYAPVKVQLDDLEARALQARPDLRGAELGVNAAKSQLGLAKANGKQDLNITFNYTHVSQVNDGALYFAMPVALFNRNQGEIARSRYAIDQAELNRKAAEETVLTDVKNAYEAVKTNQDVVDLYQSGYLQQAQESLDITGFAYKQGAAALLDFLDAERSYRSTQLAYRQALASHMLAVEQLRQAVGVRQIP comes from the coding sequence ATGAGAAGCATAGGAAAGAAAAAACGAGCCGGCATCGCCTCGATTGTGGCTGCGTTAGCTTTGCTTAGCACTCTGCCGGCAATCGCCCAGAGCACTTCCCGCATCACTCTGGACGAAGCCATCGACTTGGCGCTGAAGAACAGCCCCTCACTGAAGGCCGCCCGCAGCAACATCGACCAGAGTAAGGCCCAGGAAGTAACGGCGGGATTGCGGCCCAACCCCACGCTCTCGTGGGACTCGCAGTACATCCCGTTTTTCACCCCGAGCCTGTTCTCGAAAGATACGCTGGACGCTATCCAGCAGTTCGACATCGGCGCCGGCTACCTCATCGAGCGGGGAGGCAAGCGTCACCGCAGGCTGGATGCCGCGCGTGACCAGACGCGCGTGACCGAGGCGCAGGTAGTAGACGCCGAACGCGCGCTGAAGTTCAGCGTCGCTCAGCAGTTCATCAGCGCACTGCTCGCCAAGTCAAATCTGGAGTTCGCTCTCCAAGCCCTGAAAAGCTTTCGCCAGACTGTCGACATCAACGAGGAGCGTTACAAAGCCGGGGACGTCAGCAAAGGAGACTTTCTGAAGACAAGGGTCCAACTGCTGCAGTTCCAGACCGACGTCACCGCGGCGGAGTTGGCGAAGGTGCAGGCCTTGGCGTCATTGCGGCAGCTCATCGGGTACGATTCCGTGCCGCGCGACTACGACTTGATTGGCGCTTTGGAATACGCGCCCGTCAAGGTTCAATTGGATGATTTGGAAGCGAGAGCACTGCAGGCACGACCCGACCTACGTGGGGCTGAGCTGGGCGTAAATGCCGCCAAAAGCCAGTTGGGATTGGCGAAGGCAAATGGGAAACAGGACCTGAATATCACCTTTAACTACACTCACGTATCTCAGGTCAACGATGGCGCCCTGTACTTCGCCATGCCGGTCGCCCTGTTCAATCGTAACCAGGGCGAGATCGCACGCTCCCGCTACGCGATAGATCAGGCGGAATTGAACCGGAAAGCAGCGGAGGAAACCGTATTAACGGACGTAAAGAACGCCTACGAAGCGGTGAAGACGAACCAGGACGTGGTTGACCTGTATCAGTCTGGCTACCTGCAGCAAGCGCAAGAGTCCCTCGACATCACTGGCTTCGCCTACAAGCAGGGCGCGGCCGCATTGCTTGATTTTCTGGACGCGGAGCGCAGTTATCGCAGCACTCAGCTTGCCTACCGGCAGGCGCTGGCCAGTCACATGCTCGCGGTTGAACAGTTGCGACAAGCGGTTGGGGTCAGGCAAATTCCGTGA
- a CDS encoding ABC transporter permease subunit, producing the protein MAFFYGVLSFGRYWIGPVSTQAEIDLHPAALPKYALYSVLRITIAYGFSLGFTLIYGYVAAYNRKAERFMIPLLDTLQSIPVLSFLPGVMISMVALFPTRQLGVELGCVLLIFTGQVWNMTFSFYSSLKNIPREMYEAAQVYRLSWWQRFRQLELPYAAIGLIWNSMMSVAGGWFFLMACEMFVLGNRDLRLPGLGSYLQTAANAGNTRAILAGLAVMVGVIVLIDRVVWRPVIAWAEKFKFEQVEAAETPRSPILDLLRRSRVLSLAARKSVMPIREALDLHFARAHASAPTPGKRLASRWTARMVGVVALGGIAYAVVKMLSVAASVSWSDLRTIFLGAGATFLRVEFVLVLAALWTIPVGTVIGLHPKLSAIAQPIAQIAASVPATALFPIILLVLIRWGGGLGIGSIVLLLLGTQWYMLFNVIAGATAIPTDLKEVCDVYHLKRVERWRRLLLPGIFPYLVTGFVTASGGAWNASIVAEYFHFRGQTISTVGLGAVISQATDHGNFRMLLMATMVMAIIVVTINRMLWRRLYALASTRFKLES; encoded by the coding sequence ATGGCCTTCTTTTATGGGGTGCTCTCCTTTGGCCGCTACTGGATCGGCCCGGTCAGCACCCAAGCGGAAATTGACCTCCATCCAGCGGCGTTGCCCAAGTACGCGCTGTACTCCGTGCTGCGCATCACCATCGCTTATGGGTTCAGCCTGGGATTCACTCTGATCTACGGCTATGTCGCCGCCTACAACCGGAAGGCGGAGCGCTTCATGATCCCGCTGCTGGACACTTTGCAGTCGATTCCTGTCCTCAGTTTCCTGCCCGGCGTCATGATCTCGATGGTTGCGCTTTTTCCGACCCGCCAACTGGGCGTGGAACTCGGATGCGTCCTGCTGATCTTCACTGGCCAGGTCTGGAACATGACCTTCAGCTTCTATTCGTCGCTGAAGAACATTCCGCGCGAGATGTACGAGGCGGCGCAGGTCTACCGGTTGAGCTGGTGGCAGAGGTTCCGGCAGCTCGAGTTGCCGTACGCAGCCATCGGGCTGATCTGGAATTCCATGATGTCGGTGGCGGGCGGATGGTTCTTCCTCATGGCCTGCGAGATGTTTGTGCTGGGTAACCGCGACCTTCGCCTTCCCGGGCTGGGCTCCTACCTGCAGACGGCCGCCAACGCCGGGAACACGCGAGCGATCCTCGCCGGTCTCGCGGTCATGGTCGGAGTGATCGTGCTCATCGACCGGGTGGTCTGGCGCCCCGTGATCGCCTGGGCCGAGAAGTTCAAGTTTGAGCAAGTGGAAGCCGCCGAGACGCCGCGGTCACCCATTTTGGACTTGCTGCGCCGGTCGCGCGTGCTGTCGCTGGCCGCCAGGAAGTCGGTGATGCCGATTCGCGAGGCCTTGGACCTGCACTTTGCGAGAGCTCACGCATCTGCGCCCACGCCTGGAAAGCGACTGGCATCGAGGTGGACTGCGCGGATGGTCGGCGTTGTCGCGCTGGGCGGTATCGCCTATGCAGTGGTGAAGATGTTGTCGGTTGCTGCATCGGTCTCATGGTCCGATCTGCGCACCATCTTCCTGGGAGCTGGAGCTACATTCCTGCGTGTAGAGTTCGTTCTCGTGCTCGCGGCCCTTTGGACGATCCCGGTAGGAACCGTGATCGGACTGCATCCGAAACTCTCCGCCATCGCCCAACCGATTGCGCAGATCGCCGCGTCGGTGCCCGCGACCGCCTTGTTCCCGATCATCCTGCTGGTCCTGATTCGCTGGGGAGGCGGACTGGGAATTGGTTCGATTGTCCTGCTGCTTCTTGGTACGCAGTGGTACATGCTGTTCAACGTCATCGCCGGGGCGACGGCCATCCCCACGGACTTGAAAGAGGTGTGCGACGTCTACCACTTGAAGCGGGTGGAGCGCTGGCGAAGGCTGTTGTTGCCGGGAATCTTCCCTTATCTGGTAACCGGTTTCGTAACTGCCTCCGGGGGCGCCTGGAACGCGAGCATCGTCGCCGAGTACTTTCACTTTCGCGGCCAGACAATCTCGACCGTGGGACTGGGTGCGGTGATCAGCCAAGCCACGGACCATGGAAATTTCCGGATGCTGCTGATGGCGACTATGGTTATGGCGATCATTGTGGTCACCATTAACCGTATGCTTTGGCGGCGGCTCTATGCCCTGGCTTCAACCCGCTTCAAGCTGGAGTCCTGA
- a CDS encoding GIY-YIG nuclease family protein: MSRVSGKPYFVYILWSASGQRFYIGIGENPDARLRQHNDGTSRGWTSRHRPWELVHREVYADYRLARQRELLLKKQKGGNGLFELTGLDRARFRRGS, encoded by the coding sequence ATGAGTCGCGTCAGCGGAAAGCCATATTTCGTTTACATCCTGTGGAGCGCATCAGGGCAGCGGTTCTATATCGGTATCGGGGAGAACCCGGATGCCCGTTTGCGGCAACACAATGACGGTACCAGCCGAGGTTGGACCTCGCGCCATCGGCCTTGGGAGTTGGTGCACCGTGAGGTGTACGCTGATTACCGCCTCGCTCGTCAGCGTGAGCTGCTGTTGAAGAAGCAGAAAGGCGGCAACGGACTGTTCGAACTTACCGGACTTGATCGAGCACGCTTTCGTCGTGGCTCATAA
- a CDS encoding AAA-associated domain-containing protein, which yields MTPPIAEAVREVLSQGRPDEAAAIIQRLDPNTAAGTLAALSFEQQQILFRLLPADFAAALVSHFPYYHEYVLLHSRPATEMRAIVDKLDPTERMRFFDELPEEAWQRLMDELAAAAVEAPKPAVVAPVIPSPAVEKIIEARHVQKSFQQPDGREIQVIAPLDLCVESGAIIALLGASGCGKSTLLRILSGLAAPTGGAVFWHERPLSECSPNVAIVFQSFALFPWLTVLENVEVPLLARGMPHYQRHRRALEALKSVGLKGFENAFPKELSGGMKQRVGFARALAVEPEVLFMDEPFSALDVLTAENLRGELMELWLKKQIPTKSIFLVTHNIEEAVLLADRVIVLGRNPARIHADFPIPLTQPRDRKSAEFLVYVDYIYKVMTQPELELAPPIRREQPARPPLQRLPHAKPGGMAGLLELLNDRGGNEDLYHLADELLMEVDDLFPIVEEAVLLGFAKSHEGDVEITPAGKAFAEADIATRKNLFREAALAHVVLMQQIRSALEKKSDGAIPLEFFRDVLDEHLPEEEVQRQIETVLNWGRYAEIFTYDSETDRLLLHQAASSTNPNAAPLH from the coding sequence ATGACTCCGCCGATCGCCGAAGCCGTGCGCGAGGTTCTCTCCCAAGGACGGCCTGACGAGGCCGCCGCGATCATCCAGCGGCTCGACCCGAACACCGCGGCTGGGACATTGGCGGCACTGTCGTTTGAACAACAGCAAATACTTTTCCGTCTGCTGCCGGCTGATTTCGCTGCCGCCCTGGTCAGTCACTTTCCCTACTACCACGAATACGTCCTGTTGCATTCGCGGCCGGCCACGGAAATGCGGGCTATTGTCGACAAGCTCGACCCCACCGAACGGATGCGGTTTTTCGACGAGCTGCCCGAAGAGGCGTGGCAGCGGCTGATGGACGAGCTGGCCGCGGCAGCCGTGGAAGCGCCGAAACCCGCAGTCGTGGCCCCTGTCATTCCCTCTCCCGCGGTGGAGAAGATTATTGAGGCGCGGCACGTTCAGAAGAGTTTCCAGCAACCAGACGGGCGGGAGATCCAGGTGATAGCGCCTCTGGATTTGTGTGTAGAATCCGGCGCCATCATTGCGCTGCTGGGAGCTTCGGGTTGCGGCAAATCTACGCTCTTGCGCATCCTCTCCGGCCTGGCAGCGCCAACCGGCGGCGCTGTTTTTTGGCATGAGCGGCCGCTCAGCGAGTGCAGTCCCAACGTCGCCATCGTCTTCCAAAGCTTTGCCTTGTTTCCCTGGCTTACGGTCCTGGAAAACGTGGAGGTTCCGCTGCTGGCCCGCGGCATGCCTCACTACCAGCGCCATCGCCGGGCACTCGAAGCATTGAAGTCCGTGGGCCTGAAGGGATTTGAGAACGCGTTTCCCAAGGAACTCTCCGGCGGCATGAAGCAGCGTGTCGGTTTCGCCCGCGCCCTGGCGGTCGAACCGGAAGTGCTGTTCATGGATGAACCGTTTTCCGCGCTGGATGTGCTCACGGCAGAGAACCTTCGCGGCGAACTGATGGAGTTGTGGCTGAAGAAGCAGATTCCGACCAAAAGCATTTTCCTGGTGACGCACAACATCGAAGAGGCGGTGTTGCTGGCCGATCGCGTCATCGTTCTCGGCAGGAACCCGGCCCGCATCCACGCCGATTTTCCGATCCCGCTCACCCAACCCAGGGACCGCAAGTCAGCCGAGTTCCTGGTCTACGTGGACTACATTTACAAAGTCATGACGCAGCCGGAACTGGAGCTGGCGCCACCGATACGGCGCGAGCAGCCGGCCAGGCCTCCGCTCCAGAGGCTGCCCCACGCCAAGCCGGGCGGCATGGCCGGCCTGCTCGAGTTGCTGAACGATCGCGGCGGGAACGAGGATCTTTACCATCTCGCGGATGAACTTTTGATGGAGGTCGATGACCTGTTCCCCATCGTCGAGGAGGCGGTGCTGCTGGGCTTTGCCAAGTCGCATGAAGGGGACGTGGAGATCACTCCGGCAGGCAAAGCCTTCGCCGAGGCGGACATTGCCACGCGTAAAAACCTCTTTCGCGAGGCGGCCCTCGCCCATGTCGTACTGATGCAGCAGATTCGCAGCGCTCTCGAGAAAAAGTCGGACGGAGCCATACCCCTGGAATTCTTCCGGGATGTCCTCGACGAACATCTGCCGGAGGAGGAAGTGCAGAGGCAGATCGAAACCGTATTGAATTGGGGCCGGTATGCCGAGATATTCACCTACGATTCGGAAACCGACCGGCTGTTATTGCACCAGGCCGCAAGTTCCACGAACCCTAATGCTGCTCCGCTGCATTAA